The Elusimicrobiota bacterium sequence AAAAGATCATGTGGGATTTCCTCCACCGAAAATTCGACATCCTGTTGGCCACCAGCATCATCGAGTCCGGCCTCGACATCCCCACGGTGAACACCCTGGTGGTGGAGGAAGCCGAGGATTTCGGCCTGGCCCAGCTTTATCAGCTCCGGGGCCGGGTGGGGCGGGAACGGGTCAAAGCCTACTGCCTGCTTTTTTATTCGGAGGGCGCGAACCTGACGGAAGAGGCGGAAAAGAGGCTTTCCGCCTTGAAGGAATTCGCGTCCCTGGGGTCCGGTTTCAAGCTCGCCATGCGGGATTTGGAGATCCGCGGAGCCGGGAACCTGCTGGGCCCCGAACAACATGGCTACGTCAACGCCGTGGGCCTGGATCTCTATGGGCAACTGCTGACGGACGAAATTGAGCAACAGAAAAAGGGAGGAGCCGTCGTCCACAAAACAACGCGGACCGACCCCTCCATCGAAATCCCCGTCTCCGCCTATCTCCCGGAAACCTATCTCCCTTCGGAATCGGATCGGGTGGTTTTTTACAAACGGCTCCTGGATTCGCCTGTGGAGGAACTTGAAAATCTGGCGGGTGAACTGGAGGACCGGTGCGGGCGGATGCCGGAACCGGCGCGGCGGCTTTTTGACGTGGCGCGGCTCCGCCAGGCCGCGAGGCTCCGCCGGGTGACCCACATGGGTTTGGTTCGAGGAGGGCTGGAGATCCGGTTCGCCGAAGCGGCGTCGCTACCCCCGGAAACCCTGTCCCGCCTCACGACGGAATTCCAAAACCGTTTCGCCTTTCTCCCCGGCCCCCCCTTCGGAATGCGCTTCGAAGAACCCCTGGCCTCCGACCTCATCGCCTGGGCAACGACGTTTCTTGAAACGCTTCCCCTGGACAGCCCCACCGAAGAAGGATAAAATGGCCCCCATGCGCGCGCCCCCTTCGCCGGTTTGGCTCACCTTGTTGCCGCTTCTTTTGATTCCGGCCTGCGGCAAAAAAGAACCCGTTCTGGCGCGCGTGGGATCCCACACGGTCACCACCGGCGCCTTTTTAAAAGAGGTGGAAGGGGTTCCCTTCACCAGCCAGGCCTATCTTCGATCGCCCGCCGGAAGAAAAGAGTTGTTGGAACTCCTGGTGCGGCGAAAAATCATCCTTCAGGAAGCCGAAACCGCCCCCGCCGACCCCGAAGACAAAAAAATCCTCGACGAACTCGCCGCCCAATATAAAGAACGCCGAAAACAACTCCGGGAAAGTTTTCAAGAGGAGACGGAACGCGCGAAGGTCGGCCGCTTTACGAAAAAGCTCAAGGACGGCCCGCTGAAGGTGACCGACAACGAGGTTCGCGCTTTCTGGGAAACAGAAAAAGAGGTCCGCGCCTCCCACATTTTGGTGAGCAACCGCGCCCTGGCGGAAGACATTCGCAAAAGGATCACCGCCGGTGAAAAGTTCGAGGCCCTGGCCAAGGCCCACTCCGAAGACGCCGGCTCGGCGGCCAAGGGAGGGGACGCGGGGTTTCTGTTGCGGGGCTCCCTGGTTCCGGATTTCGAGAACGCTCTCTTTCAAATGAAGACCGGAGAAACCTCCGGCGTTGTCGTGTCCCCCTACGGCTTCCACATCATCCGCCGAGGCGAAGACCGCCCCCTTTCCCGCCAACCTCTGAGCGACGCGCTCAAAGCGCGTATCCGCCAGACCCTGGAAGGCCGCAAACTTCAGGAATGGTTCGACCAGATCCGAAAGCGCCATCCCGTAAAAATCGATACGGAGAAACTGAACGACGTGGTCTTTCCCACGCCCAGCGTTCAACCGGAAACCCGCGCTTCTTAATTGTCCCGGCGAATCAATATGATATATTCGTGGCATCCGAAGGAACAGGAGGCTTTCCCCTTGAGGCACATCGCACTGCTCACCGCTCTCGTTTGGTTCGCTTTATCCCCGCTGTCCGCGGCGAAACTCACCAACCGCCCCATTGCCGTGGTCAGCGGAGAAACCGTCTTGCTATCGGACTACCAGAAAAACTGGGACGCCCTCTTGGAACAGCGAAAAGCGCAGAAAGGGCCGGATTCGGTCACGGAAGCCTTCAAAAAAGATTCTCGCCAAAAGCTTTTGGATCAGATGGTCGATGACAAAATTCTCCAGGCCGAAGCCAAGAAACGCAAGATCCGGGTTCCCCAGCGCGATTTGGAAAACGCCGTGGTCCAAGTCAAAGCCCGCCTGCTTTCGGATGCCGGACGCCGGGACATCGAAACGATCCTGCGGCGGCAGATGGCCGCCCAGGGAAAAAACGGGGAAGGGGAGGCGGACATTTCGGCCGCCTGGAAAGAACTTTCGGCCTCGAACCCCGCCGCCGTGAAAGAAGCCGAAGCCACGTTTAAAAAAAGAATGGCCGAGGAAGGACTGGACGATAAAAAATTTACGGACCGGATCCGGGAACAACTGAGCGTGGTCCAGCTGGCCCAGGAAATTGTCCGCGAACGGACGAAACCACCATCGGAAGAACAAATGAAGGACCTGTTTTCTCAATTGGAACCCAAGGTCAAAAAATTACAGGCGGACCACGACCTGGCCCGGGATCGCATGAAACGCGCGCGGGAAGAGGAGCTGGCGCCGGAAGAAATTCTGACTTTGAAATCTTATCTACAAGTCGCCGAACAGGCGCGGGCGCGCCATATCCTAATGGGGATGATTGGAAGCAACCGCCGCCCGACCCCATGGAAAGAGGTCTCGCCAGCGGACAAAGCGGACGTTCGGAAGAAAATAACGGAACTGCGGAAGAAAATAAAAGCCGGCGCGGACTTCGCCGAACTGGCGGAACAAAATTCCCTGGATAAAGATTCCGCCGCGAACGGCGGAGACCTGGGGTTCTTTCCCCGCGGGAGCATGGTTCAGGCCTTTGAGGACGCGACCTTTGCCCTCTCCGAGGGCCAGGTTTCGGACATCGTGGAAACGCCCTTCGGCCTCCATCTCATTAAACTTATTGAGAAGAAAGGGGCGACCAAACTCCGCTTCGAGCAGGCGCAGACGGACATGCACGAATACCTCTTCAGCACCGCTCAACAGAAAGTTTTTGAGGAGTTCGTTTCAGGCCTTCGCAAAAGTTACGACGTTAAAATCCTCTTGACCCCTGAGGAGTTGGCCGCTCTTTAAATGGTCCTCCCTTTCCTCGCCATCACCCTGGGGGATCCCGCCGGGTGCGGACCCTGGGTGGGGGCGCGGGCGGCCATGGACGCCCGGGTTCGACGCGCCGCCAGGCCGGTCCTGGTGGGCGATGCCTGGGTGCTTCACCGTTTCGTCCGAATCCCCAACCTCCGAGTTCACCCCATCACCGACCTTAGCGAATTTTCTGCTCGCCCCGGGTTGGTCAACGTGTTGCATGTCCCTCATCCGAACATTCGAACCCTGGTCCTGGGCCGAGCCCAAAAAACCGGTGGGGAATCCGCCGCCTTGTCCGTTCGAACGGCGGTGAGCTTGGCGATGACGGGCCGCGTGGCCGCCGTGGTCACGGGCCCGGTTTCCAAGGAATCGTTTAAAGCCGCCGGCCTTCCCTTCCCGGGCCACACCGAAATGCTGGCGGCCCTGAGCGGGGCGGGCCCTGTGGAGATGATCATGATGGCCGGCACTTTACGAACGCTTCTGGTCACGCGGCACCTACCGCTCAAAGAGGTCCCGGGCGCCCTCCGTTGGAGGGGTCTGGTGGATTCCGTTGTTCGGGCGGACCGATGGGCCCGATCGGCCCTGGGGCTCAGGCGACCCCGTTGGGCCATGTGCGGGCTGAACCCCCACGCGGGGGACAACGGGTTGTTGGGAAAAGAGGAAGGGCGCTTGATCGGTCCGGCCGTGGCCGAGATTCGTCGACGAGGAATCCAAGTGGAGGGGCCCTTGCCCGCCGACAGCGCCTGGGCCAAACACCGGGAAGGAAAATACGATTTTGTGGCGAGCCTTTACCACGACCAAGGGATGATCCCGCTCAAAATGGCATCGCCCCGGGGGGTCGTCAATGCCACGGCGGGATTGCCGTTCGTCCGCACCTCGCCAGGCCACGGAACGGCCTTCGACTTGGCGAAAGAACGGCCTCCCTTCAGACAGGCGGACCCGGAACCCACGGTTCAAGCCTGCCGGACGGCATTGGAAATCGCTGGAAGAAATACCCGAAGATGAAGAACACGATCCGAACCTCCCTCCTATCGTTCGCACTCCTTCTCCCGGCATTTCTGCGAGCGGAGGAGCGATCCTCCATTCTCCTAGCTCTTCAGGCGGGAGGGGGAACGGTTTTTTCGCCTTCCGGGTTCTCCTCTCTCCATCACGAACCCATTGTTGTCGGGGGACGGTTGGGCTACCAAATTTCCGATCGATGGGCGGTGGGTGGACAGTTTTCCAACTACCACATCGGGTCCTCCACCACCCCCTCTCAAGACGTCACCCTCCAGCCCATCACGGCCTGGGTTCAACGAGATTTTACCGGCACCCGCCTCTGGACACCCTACCTCCTGGCCTCCGCCGGCGTCTCCCGGAACGCGCGCGACCATTTTTCCACCCAGGAATCGGACACCGGTTGGACCGCGGGACTCGCGTTCGGACTCAACTTACGGGTTTCTGAAATGAACGACCTCTCCTTTGAGATCGGCGCCCGCCACTTCTCCCAGGCGACCGTCGAGAACGGTTCCCTCGCCCTGATGGACGCCGCCCTGATCCTCCGGTTCTATATTCCGGAAAGTTGGGTGCCCGTGAAATCTGAAGTCGACATTTCCGCCGCGGAGCTCGAGCTCCCCATCACGACCGAAGAGCTGGATCGCGAAATCGACCCTGGGCTCCTGGCTCAGGTGGAGTTGGCCCGAGTCCAACAAGAGATCGGGAGCGGAAAATTCCCGCCCATTTCCTTTGATTCTGGGACGGCGAGGCTCCAAACGACTTCGTTTGAAGCCCTCGATACCATTGGCGCGATTCTTCGCCGATACCCCGACGTGGCCGTGCGCATCTACGGCTACGTGGAAGAATCCTACGGGGGAGAAGCGGCCGAAGCGTTGGCGTTGGCCCGGTCGGAAGTGGTCCGGACCTATGTGGTGCAAAATTTCCACGTAAACGAGGGGCGACTGTCCGTCCTTGGGGAACGCCCCCTTTCCACCCCGGAGCAAGGAGCTCCCCCCCCCCGGCGCTACCGGCGCATCGAGTTCGAGGCGCTGCAGAGCGCACCCTAATCAGTTGAATTTTATTGGATTAATTCTCATAATGATACAGACTTCATACCCGCCCGAATCGTTCAGGCTTTGGAAAAACTCAACTCAGGAGGATTCTTCATGTTAACGAAATATCGGTTTGTTTACGGTTTGATCGCCATGGGCTTTTTGGCCACAGGATGCGCAAAACCGCCGACGGTGGAAATGGCAGACGCGGAAAACGCGGTCACCGCGGCGGAGGGAGCCGGCGCCGCCGAGTATGCCCCGCAGGAGTTCCGGACCGCCCAGGACACCCTGGCCGACGCCCGGGCTAAAATGGATGCCAAAGATTACAAGGCCGCCTTAGCGGGCGCCCTCGACGCAAAAGGCAAAGCCGAGACCGCCCAGACCGCTATCGCTTCCGGAAAGGAAACCGCGAAAGCCCAAGCCATGCGGGCCATCACGTTGGTGCAAGAAAAGCTGAAGAAGCTTAAGGCCAGCGTCGGCAAAACCAAGGGAGCCTCCGCCGCGAAACTGAAATCCTCTTTGGCCGCCATTGAATCCGATTGGACGAAAGTGATGGAGGAGACCATGAACGGAAACTTCACCAAGGTGAACGCTTCCATTCCCGGCATCCTGAACCGGATCGATGACCTGGAAAAGAAAGTTCAGGGACCGGCAAAACCCGCCGCCAAAGCGAAGCCAGCCAAACACTCGAAAAAGAAATAGAGGCCGCCCGCGTTTTTCACACAACCACCCGATCCCGCACGCGGGGCCGGGTGGTTGTCTTTTCAGGAAAGGCAGGACCGCGAGGGAGGGGCACCGTTGACCGTCCGTCGGCGGAAATGGTAATGTGTCCTTCTAGGCGGAAAACACTTTCATGAAGCGACGATTCATCTTTGCGATTTTTGGCGCCGGTCTGGCGCTCTTGCCCGCGCGGGGACGAGCGGAGGGCCCCGGCGAACCGCTGATGGCGGAAGTCCAGAAATCCACCGAATCGGTGAAGGATCCCCTCCTGACGGAAGCCCGCGGGGACCTGGAGGCGGGTCAGGTCCGGCAGGCGAGACGAAAGTTGAATTCTTTTTTGGACAAACAGCCAACTTCGGCCGAAGGGTGGACGCTGTTGGGGCGAACCTATCTGGCGACGGGAGACAACAGCAAAGCCCTGAGCCGCTTCCAGAAGGCTTTGAAATTCGATCCGCATTACGCCCCCGCCTTCACCGGACGGGGAGAAGTTTTTGAGAAACGGGGACACTTAGACGAAGCGGCCAACGAGTTCCGCGCCGCCGTCCTGTCCGACCCCAACGAGCCGGAAGCCCGCCAGGCTCTGGCCCGGTTGAATCAAAACGCCCCCTCCCCCGAGTGAGGCGCCCCCTTTTTGAGGTTCCGACACCGCGCGGGTGGTGGAATTGGCAGACACGTAAGGCTCAGGACCTTATGGCCGCAAGGCCTTGCAGGTTCAACTCCTGTCCCGCGCAGTGTCGGAATCCAAAGGTCCCATGAAAACCGTCGCCCGAAATCGCCGAGCGTTTCACAAATACAGCGTTCTGGAAACATTCGACGGGGGGTTGGCGCTCACGGGCCCGGAAGTTAAATCCATCCGCGCCGGCGAGATCAACCTCGAGGATGGGTTCGGCCGGGTCGAAAACGGCGAAGTGTTCCTATGGAACGTTCACGTCGCGCCCTACAAACAAGGATCTCTTCACGTCGAGCAGATCCCCACCCGCCGGAGAAAGGTCCTGCTTCACAAGGCAGAAATCAAACGCCTTTTCGGCAAGATGACGTCCAAGGGATTGACGCTCATCCCGCTGGAAATCTATTTCGGAGAATCCGGTTACGCCAAAGTGAAACTCGGCCTGGCCAAGGGTAAAACCGGCCCCGACCATCGGGAAGACATTAAACGGCGTGAACTGGACCGAGACCTGCGCCGAAATTTTTCCGGCCGGCGGAAAATTTAAACCGGGTTTTCATTCGCATAAAGCTTTGTGTTTCCCTTTGGTGTTTCTTAATTTTTGAGGGGAACCAACATTGGAGTTCCCCTCTCCCTCCCCCCTCTCCCGCAGGCGGGAGAGGGAAACCGCTTGTTTCTTCGGTCAAACGATTGGGAGAAACCAAGTGGAACTTTTGCGGGGTTCAGGCGGAGGGATGGCCGAGTGGTTGAAGGCGCCGCTCTCGAAAAGCGGTAGGGGTTTACGCTCCTCGTGAGTTCAAATCTCACTCCCTCCGCCGGAACCCCGAAAACACTCCGGCAGAGGAAACCGGCGCGTCGAAATACCGACCCGCCGATTTTTTATTGCGGCACGCCGAGCTTTTGCATTAAAAGGTCGGGAAAGCGCGTGTGCCGAAGAACGTCCTCCAACCGGATCAAGTCGGACTGCACCAAGGCCTGCAAGGCCTGGTTCATGGATTGCATGCCGAACCGCTTTCCCGTTTCCATGTCGGTGAGGATTTGGAAGGTTTTCCCTCCCCGGATGAGGTTTCGGATCGACGGGGTCGACACCATGATTTCAGGCGACAACACCCGCCCCGATCCATCCATTCGCGTGACCAACTGTTGCGAAATGATGCCTTCCAAACACCCCGCGATTTGACTCCGCATTAAAACCTGTTGCTCGTTTGGGAAACTTTCCACCAACCGATCGATGCTGGCCGCCGCGTCCATGGTGTGCAACGTGCCCAACACCAAGCGCCCCGTGCTCGCCGCCGTGATGGCCATGGCGATGGTCTCCCGTTCCCGAAGCTCCCCGATCATCACCACGTCAGGATCCTGGCGAAAGATATGCCGGAGGGCCGTTTCGTAATTCTCCGTATCGGTGCCGATCTCTCTCTGTTTGATGATGGCTTTGTTGTTCTTGAATAAAAATTCGATGGGGTCCTCAATGGTGATGATGTGGCAGGGACGTGTCGAGTTGATGACCTCGATCATGGCCGCGAGGGTCATGGACTTTCCGCTCCCCGTGGGGCCCGTGACAAGAACCAATCCGGACTCTTTCAAAGCCAGGGAACGGGCGATGTCCGGGAGCCCCAGCTCCGTCAGACTGGGAATCTTGAGGGGGATTTTTCGGAAAGCCACCGCCCAACTTCCCCGCTGTTTGTGAATGTTCCCGCGAAAACGGCCCACGTCAGGGAAACCTATGGAGAAATCCAGTTCGCGGTCTCCCAAAAGGCGGCTTCGCTGTTCCTCGGTCAAAAGACGAAAAATCATTTCCTCATTGTCGCGAAAATCGATGGGGGCCGTGTCGGGCATGGGGGCGATTTTCCCGAAGGTGCGAAGGCACGGGGGAGAGCCCGCGCAGAGGTGCAAATCCGACGCATCGCTTTTCGCCAACTTGAGCAAGAATTCTCTAATGTCTGGGGCCATCGGGTTCCTCCAGTTCCTTCCATTGGCGAACGATCCAGCCATACAGACCCACGAACAACGCCAAAATAGCAACCAACAAAACGAAAAAAATCGCCGCGAAGGCCCGCGTCGCCGCCGGCACGGTGGACACGTTGTCCCGGTAGACAAAGACCAAAGCCCCCCCCACCACCAACAGAGCGACCATCCCCCGCGTGAAACGCTGAAGAATGGACAAGAGGCCCAGTTGGCGCCGCCAAAATTCGGAATTTGCTTTCGCCGCGGCCCATTGACGAAGGGCCGACGCCGGGACCCAAAGAATTCCGTAAACCGCCGCCAACACGGCCAGCCAAAGGACCAAGGGACGATCCGATAAGAGACGGAGCTCCGCCGCGAATGCGCGGACCGCTTCCTTCGATTGCAATTCAAGAACGATCGCCACCGATACCGCGGCGTGGAGAAGCGCGATTGAGAAGGGCAGGTTCATCCGCCAAAAAATCGGCCACCCCTCAGAAAAGTTGTCCCTTGTGAGTCGATCGAATAGAGTCTTCATTCCATGGTCCTGGTCTTGCCGAGAGTTAAGCATAGCGCCTTTGCGGCAAATTTCAAGGGTTTTTTTTACCCCGCGCGGGACGCGCCTTCAATGTGATAAAATATTTCCGATAAAAGGAGATCTTATGCGTTTTTTGGTGACGGGCGCCGGGGGACTGATCGGCGCCAATGTGGCGATGGGCCTGGAAAACCGCGGCCATGAAGTCCATGGCCTGGACCATTTCGACATCGGCCGACGGGAGAATTTGGCGAACGTGCGGGGCCCTATCCATGAGGGCGACATCCGGAATTTCAACTATGACTCGCTCGGTCGGTTCGACGCCATTTTCCACCAAGCCGCCATCACGGACACCACCGTCACCGACCCAGAACTCATGATGTCCGTGAACGTGGAGGCTTTCATAAAAATACTCGATTACGCCCAACGCACCGGCTGTCCCAAAGTGGTCTACGCCTCCAGCGCCGCCACCTATGGGAAAGGCGCGCCCCCCAACCGGGAGGACCAGCCCCCCCAACCCGCGAACATTTACGGCGTCAGCAAGGCCGACATGGAAAAAGCCGCCAAAGCCTTTACGGAAGCCAACTCGTCCGTGAAAGCCGTGGGGTTGCGTTATTTCAACGTTTACGGCCCCTTGGAGTTCCACAAGAAGGCCGCCGCCAGCATGATCTTCCAGTTATACCGACAGATCGCAGACGGCCAGCCGCCGCGGGTCTTCAAGTGGGGGGAACAATATCGGGACTTCATTTATGTGAAGGACGTGGTGGAAGCTAATTGGAAAGCGTTCGAATATCCCGGAAACGGCGTTTTTAACGTGGGGACGGGCCGGGGAACCCGCTTTAACGAAGTCATCGCCTGTTTGAACAAAGCTCTTGGAACTTCTCAACCCACCGCCTATTTCGACAACCCTTACGGTTTCTACCAAGACGCCACCCGCGCCGACATTTCCCATGCCCAAAAAGAGCTCGGCTGGAAAGCCGCGTATACGCCCGAAGCGGGAATCATCGACTACGTGGCTTGGCTTCAAGCGCGAGAGAAATCCGCCGCCGGCGCCTAACTTATTCCCCCCAATAAAAATCCCCGCGGGAGCGGGGATCTTGAACATCCGATAACGGTTCTTCCTAGGGATTCCGCCGAACCACCAACCCCTTTTTTTTAACCACGTGTGCCGTAATAATGAACTCGGCCACCACCGGGATGAGGAACACCAAAATAAAAACCGCGAACCCCGGCATCCATTCATTCGCCATTATCAAAAAAGCCACCAAGACCGAAAATAGGGATACCCCCAGGGCAATAAACATCAGACCCCATCGGTGCCGAAGGAAGACCATTTCCCCGCAAGTCGCGCAGGAGATGGATTGAAAGGGGGTGACGATGCTCATGACGTCAAAGAATGTGATCGTGCCCCCGCAGGCGGGACAGTGGGTGTTCGGCAGTAATTTCATGGCTCTCCAAATCTAATGCTTGTTCGGCCGCTTGTCAAGGGTTTTAAAAATAGAGGGAACAAATCAAGCTTGTTTCGACACCAGGACCGACAATTCGAGCCAATTCGAAAAGTCCACGATCGACGGTCTCAGCTCACCCAGCAACCCCAGAAGAGTCTCCAAGGCATTCTTGATGGGAGAGTCTTCCTGTAACGACTCCAGACCTTTGATTTCGTATCCAGCCGGCAGACCCACGGCGATCGCCAACGGAGTGTTCGCCAAAGGGGAATTCGCTCTCCAGTTCAGAAACCCTTCTTCCAAGCGCGCGGCGGATACGGTCCCGGGCGCGTCTGAAGAGGGGGCCAGGACGACGATACCCGCTGGGAGCTTAACCAGACCGGCTAACACCCGTTGAGCCTCATCGTCGGCGGCGGTGAGAAGAAGTTGCGGCGGCGGAACGCCTAAACTTTCGGCCAAAGCATAAGCCGCTTGGTGGGACTTCATGAGGCGGTCCAAGGCCGGAAGATCGGAACCTGAAATCGCCGAAAGAAAGACGGGAACCGATGCGTTGGGCCCCGCGACGGGAACGGTGCCGGATCCCAGCGACGTAAACATCCGAAGAGCCGATGCGACGTCTGGACGAGAAAGCTTCTCTTCCCGGAACTTCACTTCCAGCGCCTTTTTCATTGAACCGCCTCTCGTGGAATCGCAAACCGCCTCCACCCCCCGGCGAAGGGCCCGGATCGCCCGCACGTCCAAGGATTCAACCTCCAAGGACCCCGGACGAGGCAGGAGCCACTCGAGGGTCGAAGCAAGATCTTTTCCTTTGAAGTTCCCCCCCCCACCGGCAAAGGCGGCCACCACCGCGAGAAACTCAACATTGGCCGCCTCCACGTCGCTCCCGACCCCCGACTTAGCCCCTCCCCCCAAAGCCGCTACTTTTCCGTAGAACGGAAAAAAACTGTTATATAAACCGTGGATAAGGGAAGACACAAAGGCCCCCCCGACCAACCATTGCTGAGGTGAACCCAGAACAGGGATTCCCAGGAACGGGAGAATAAAAGGAACCAGCGAAATCACCAGGAAAGGACCAAAGAACCAGTGGCTCACCAAGCGCAATAAACGGCGATCTTGATCAAATATATAGCTTTCCTTCAGGAACCACCCCTCGTCTATCCACGCCTTATCGAAAAACAACCCTTTTTCCCCATGTGAGATGGGAAACGATTTCCAGAGAAAGCCCGTCGAGAGGACCAGCCACAGGAGGGCCCTCCATGTGCCAACCCCGATCCACTCCGCCACCACACCCGCCCCCCCCACCAATACCACCTGCTCGGCAAAACCCGCGATCCCGGCGGCAACGAGGTGGTGGTATTTTAAACCCATCCACCTGGTTAATCCGTCAAATACAGGGCGCCCAATGAAAGGAAGGAGACCCGCAGGCGGCGATGTCTGGCGAGAACTAGACTCTTTCATTCGGACCGATAAAAGGCCTTTCAAGGAATCGGGAATGAGCCTGAAAAGGGCATCCTGTTGTTCCGAGCGAACCACCTGGGCGAAAAAAGCCCGGCGGCCAAGACCCTCGCCGTCATGGAGAATCAGGTTCAGAATCGGGCCATAAAGGCTCGTATCCTCCGGGGCCGGACCGCTTTTGATTTCGCGGTCCAGTTCCGAGAGGATGTTCACCAAAAGTTGCGCGCGGACATGTGCCGTGGTGGTCGGGCCCATCGGGATCGTCGGGTCTTGCCGAGAGAGGATATCCAAGAGCACATAGGATTCCAGGGGACTCAAATTTAATATCCGTTCTTCCAGGGGCCCCGGCCCCAAAAGGACTTCCCTTGACCAATCGATCACCAGAGGCCAAAGGTCTTTCTCGGACTGTAACCCTCTATTTCGGAGGAATTGGGAAACGATCCCTTCGGGCTGTTCCTCTTCTTCTGTTTCCGCATCAGGACCCGCACTGAAAGAAACCAATCCATCCACCCCATTTTCAGGGGCAAACGGACCTACACTTTCCGCGCGACCGTCGTGGATCAAACCCAACGACAAAAAGAAAATTAAACCCAACCCTAAGGATTTCAGCCCATCCCCCCAGGCGCCCCTCCCTGTGTGGGTGGTTTCGCGTGGGGCCTTGGGCCGTGCGTGAGAAGGATCCACGGGGGGCCGGGAGGAGCCGGGATTCCATTCATAACCGACCCACCCGTGAAACAGAATGCTTTCAGCGGGTTCGTTTCCTTCAAATAATTTTGTGAGAGTCCCTTTCCCCTCGCGGGTGAAGGTTTCCAACAGGCGTTCGCTGTTCTCCTTGTAGGTCGGGTTGCGATTGTACCAGCCGATCAGCAAGATCCCCCCTGGACGAAGCATTTCCACCATTCGATGAAGGGTCTCCCGTCGATCGCTTTCCTCCGCGTAGGGGGAAGCAATGACGCTAAAAGCCATCACCACATCCGCTGTCCCTTTCAGGCCGCGGGAATCCCTGGCCTCTTGAGCCAAAATAATTTTCCCGTGGCCTGAGGGATTGGTTTCAGCCGCGACCTCTAGCCGTCTAAAAGAGACAGGATTGCGTTCAAAGAGATGCACCGTGGCTCCGCGGCGAAGAGCGCCGTCCTCCAGGGTGAGACCCCAAGGCTGACCCTTATTGACCAACCGCCCTCCCGGACCGACGGAGACCAGAACCGATCGCGATCCCACGTTCAGCCGGTCCAAAACCTCGGCGGTCTGTCTTCCCAAGAGCGCGACCACGCGAGGCCATTCCGTGCGGGACGGCCAGACGAAGATCGATTCTTCCAAACCCTCGAGGCCATGGCTCTCTGTGGATGGAGAGGGGGACCCTTTCCATTTCGCCGGTGTGGCCGCGGGGTTGGACCCGGAATAGGCGACTTGGTAGGCT is a genomic window containing:
- a CDS encoding NAD-dependent epimerase/dehydratase family protein, coding for MRFLVTGAGGLIGANVAMGLENRGHEVHGLDHFDIGRRENLANVRGPIHEGDIRNFNYDSLGRFDAIFHQAAITDTTVTDPELMMSVNVEAFIKILDYAQRTGCPKVVYASSAATYGKGAPPNREDQPPQPANIYGVSKADMEKAAKAFTEANSSVKAVGLRYFNVYGPLEFHKKAAASMIFQLYRQIADGQPPRVFKWGEQYRDFIYVKDVVEANWKAFEYPGNGVFNVGTGRGTRFNEVIACLNKALGTSQPTAYFDNPYGFYQDATRADISHAQKELGWKAAYTPEAGIIDYVAWLQAREKSAAGA